One Mycolicibacterium rufum genomic window, GCTGCTGGCGGGCCGATAGCGCCATCATGACCGTCGGGAACCACATGATCGTGCGTAGTCGACTACTGCCTTTTCGGGAGAACGTCACTCACGCGGTACGTGATTCTCGGGGCCCCGCGACGCGCAGGCCGGCCCTGTCTGCGCGGACTGGACGGTGGTGGTCGATGGTGGGCTCGATGGGCTGCAGCAGTCGAAGCGAGCAACGCCGACGTTGCACATCCACGCCCCGGAACGTCGTGGTCACCGATCCGCTGGTCGTCGTAGGCTCTGCACATGACTGCCAATCTCTGCCTCACGCAGGAGTCCGGGGCTGACCAGCTTCTCTCGGATAACCCCTTCGCGCTGCTGGTCGGCATGCTGCTCGATCAGCAGATCCCGATGGAGGTCGCGTTCGGCGGGCCGAAGAAGATCGCCGATCGCATCGGGGGCTTCGACGCCGCCACGATCGCCGACTACGACCCCGACGATTTCGCCGCGCTGTGCTCGCAAACGCCTGCGATACACCGGTTTCCGGGATCGATGTCCAAGCGGGTGCAGGCGCTGGCGCAGGTGATCGTCGACGAGTACGGCGGCGATGCGACCGCGCTGTGGTCCGACGGCGCGGACGGCGCCGACGTGCTGCGGCGCCTCAAGGCGCTGCCCGGTTTCGGTGAGCAGAAGGCCAAGATCTTCCTCGCGCTGCTGGGTAAGCAGTACGGCGTGACGCCGTCGGGGTGGCGTGCGGCGGCCGGCGACTACGGCAAGGCGGGCAGTCACATGTCGGTCGCCGACGTGAAGGACGCCGGGTCGCTGCAGAAGGTGCGTTCGTACAAGAAGGAGATGAAGGCGGCGGCGAAGGCGGCCAAGGCCTGAGTTCCGGTGCGCCGAGACTGCGGTCAGATCGTCGAGATCCGCCGAATCACGATCTGTGCGCAGTCTCGCCGTCGCTGACGGCGTCCAGCGCCGCCAGATCGGTCAACACGCCGGCCACCACCCGGCCCGTCGCGCTGGCGGTGTCGAGGCCGGTTCGCAAGCAGCGCAACGTGATTCCGCGTGTCGTCAGGTCGGCGACCGTCTGGGCCACCTCGGCCACCGAACGGCCGAGCTGTTCCAGGGCCACGACCACCACGACGTCACCGGAGCGCGCGTAGCTGAGCATCGCCAGCAGGCCCGCCCGCATCTTGTCCGCCGAGCCGGCCGTCCTGTCGGTGAAGATCCGGCGCGGGTCCACCCCCGCGGCGGCGAGTTCGGCCAGCTGGTCCTCCAGGTCCCCGCACGGCCGACCGGCCGTCGCATACCCCAGCGTGACCGTCACCTCTCCAAGGTCTCACGATGCGGGCGCGCCCGGCAGAAATGACGCGCCGTCGAACCGCTCCGACGTCGTGAACTCCTCAACCGCCTTACGGGTCAGCGTCCGCACCTGGCGCTGAGGCCTGCCGAGCGGGACCACCGCGGCCACGGCGTGGTCGGCGGGGATGCCGAGCAGCTGCTGCACCCGCGGCTCCTCGGCGACGGCCATCGTGGTGAGCACGCCCCCGAAACCTTCGTTGCGGGCGGCCAGCAGCACGTTCCAGACGAACGGGTACACCGACGCCCCGGCGATGAGCCCGATGCGGTCGAGGTCCTGGTCCATCGCCGCCACCACGCCGAGATCGACGCACACCACGAGCACCACCGCCGCGGTGAGCAGCGGCGCCGTCATCTCCGCGGGCACCTCGGTGGCGGCGAGTTGCTCGGCGGAGACGTCGGTGGGGTGCACCGGGTTCCACGGTGCTTCGCCGTGGGCGGCCTGGGCGAGGTAGCGGCGGGCGCCGGTCGCGCTGAGCGCCGCGAGTTTCTCGCGGGTGTCCCTTTCGCGCAGCACGATCACCCGCACGCCCTGGCGGTTGCCCCCGGTCGGGGCGAACCGAGCATGGTCGAGGATCCGGTGGAGCACGTCGTCGGGCAGTGGGTCCCCGGTGAACCGGCGGACCGCACCCGTCGTGCGCATCACCTGGTAGGTGTCCATGTGTGCCATTGTGATGTCATGAAGACGCATCTGAACTGCCCCTGCGGCGAGGCGATCCAGGGCAAGGACGAGGACGACCTGGTCGAGAAGGCCCAGGCGCATCTGTCAGAGGTGCACCCCGGCCGTGAGTACGACCGCGACGCCATCCTGTTCATGGCCTACTGACGCGACCGCGGAATAGCATTCCTGGCTGTGAAATGTCGCCGTTGACGACCAGGAATGCTATTCCGCGGGGGTTGAGACCGGTCAGGGGACGACGGTGGAGCCGATCGTCGGCATGAACTGGCACTGCTTCTCGGTGGTGGTGACCTGACCGAAGACCGTCGACATGATGCTGCCCGAGCCCGTGTCGGCGATGGCCGTCAGTGTCGTCGGGCCGTTGGGATTCATGTCGGGCCGGGGCTTGAGCGTGACGCTGCCCGACTTGCCCGTCGTCAGGTTCACCCACGTGGCGTTCAGCGGCAGCTTCTGCTCGGCCGCGGGACCCGGGGTGCCGACCGCGGTGAACACGTACGCGGTCTGGCCGGGGCCCGGGCCGGGCAGCGGAATCGTGGCCGGACCCGCCACCGAGATGGCGGTCGCGAGCACGTTGCCGCCGTCGGCGAGGCAGCCGTTGCTGATCGACGGATACAGGAAGTCCTGCGTGACCGGTGCATTCGGCCCGAACCCGGGCGGCCCGGGTGTCGTCGCCGCGACGGGCGCGGCCACCGGGCCGGGGGCCGGCGGCGCTGCCGGGTCCGCGGCCGGAGGGGCGACGGGGTCAGGTCCCGGCGCCGGCGGGGGACCGGGCAGGGCCTGCGGCGTGACGACATGCGCCACCTCGGGTGCCGCGTCCTGCACCGGTCCGACGGCGTACTGCGGGTTCACCCCGGCGGGCAGGTGCGCGTCGGTGCCCGGCACCGCACCCGTCGCCGGCACGTGCGCGACGGGTTGCACGAACTGGTTGACCGCCGTCGCGACGTCCCGCGACGGCGCCGGGGCGGCGGCGTCGCCGGCGAACACCGCGGCCGCGGCCATCAGCATCGAGGCGGCATTGGTCGGATCGGCGGCGGCCTGCTGGATGACGGGTCCGATGCTCTGCACCGCGGGCAGGCCCGGAGCCTGCAACCCGTCGATCGGCAGTGGCGCCGCCGGGTCGGCGTGAGCGACGCCGGTCACGCCGACCGCCAGCAACGCGGTCGATGAACTCACCGCCAGTGCGGTGGTGAGCATCGTCCTGATCGTTGACATGGTCCCCCAATGCTTTTCGTGTCGGATGGTGGTCGGGCCGGGCGTCAGGGCAGGGCCGACAGCAGCGGCGCAGCGCCCAGCGCGCCCGCCGGTGCGGCGGCCGGCGTCGCGGCCGGCGCGGCGGCGGCGCCACCGGTGGGCAGCAGGCTGGCCAGCGGGGACCCGCCGGGCAGCAGGGAGGCCAGACTGCCGGGCACGCCCAGCGCGTCGGTCAGCCCGGACAGCGGCGACGCCGCAGGCGTGGCGGCGGGCGGCACCGTGGTGGTGTTCCCGGCCGGCACGGTGCCGGGGGTGGCCGTCACCGTCGGCATCGCCGCGGGCAGCGTGGAGGGCAGCGCGGCGACGGCACCGGGCAGGGCGTTCACGCTGGGGGGCAGCGTCAGCGACGCGGTGGCCCCGGGGGCGGGCGCCAGCGGCGCCGTGGCGGCGCCCGTCGCGGCGGTCGCGGCGGGAGCGGCGTTGCCCATCAGGTTGGTGAACCCCTGCATCAGCTGGGTGGCCGCCGCCGGGTTGGCGGCGAGTTGCTGCAGGAACGGCAGGCCGGGCACGCCGGGGGCGGGCGCCGGAGCCGGGGCCGGGGCCGGCGCGGGTTGCGCGGCCGCGGTGGCGCTCAGGGCGACGGCAGCCGACACTGCTCCCGCCGCTGCGATCATCGTGGTGGCGAACAGTTTCCGGGTGCGGTGCATGAGATCTCCCAATCGATGTAGTGGCACGCCTGAACCCGAAGCTAGCCTGTTACTAGAGTTACTCAAGTGACATGTGTGGCATTTATGCAACCGTTACGGAGGTGAAGGCGGACGGTGACCGATCGCTAGAGTTCTCGGCATCGACACCATCGACGCGACACCCGGCTCGCGGTGGGCGGCCCGGCTGTCCGCCGCAGCCCCCGCGCTGCTGATCCTGAGCATCGGCGCCCGGCTGGCGTGGACCTATCTGCTGCCCAACGGCGCCAACTTCGTCGACCTGCACGTCTACGTCGGCGGCGCGGCCGCGCTCGAGCACCCCGGCACGCTCTACGACTACGTCTACGCCGACCAGACCCCGGACTTCCCGCTGCCGTTCACGTATCCGCCGTTCGCCGCGGTGGTGTTCTATCCGCTGCACCTGCTGCCGTTCGGCCTGGTGGCTTTCCTGTGGTCGGTCGGCATCGTCGCCGCGCTCTACGGCGTGGTGCGGCTCAGCCAGCGACTGCTGACCGCGGAATCGGCGCCGGGGGACCGGCGGACCGCGATGCTGTGGACCGCGGTCGGTATCTGGACCGAACCGCTGCGCAGCACCTTCGACTACGGCCAGGTGAACGTCGTACTGGTGCTGGCCGTGCTGTACGCGGTGTACAGCACGCGGTGGTGGGTGTCGGGGCTGCTGGTCGGTCTGGCCGCCGGGATCAAGCTGACGCCGGCCGTGTCGGGTCTGTACTTCGCCGGCGCCCGCCGATGGGCGACGGTGGTGTTCTCCGCCGTAGTGTTCGCCGCGACGGTCCTGGTGTCGATCGCGGTGGTCGGCGGGCAGGCCCGGTACTACTTCACGGATCTGCTCGGCGACGCCCGGCGTGTCGGTCCGGTCGGCACGTCGTTCAACCAGTCCTGGCGCGGTGGTATCTCCCGCATCCTCGGTCACGACGCCGGCTACGGACCCGTCGTCGTCGCCGGCATCGTGGTGACCGCGGTGCTCGCGGTGCTCGCCTGGCGCGCGGTCGGCGGGGCCACCGACCGGCTCGGCGCCATCGTCATCGTGTCGCTGTTCGGTCTGCTGCTCTCGCCGATCTCGTGGACCCACCACTGGGTGTGGCTGATCCCGCTGATGATCTGGCTGCTGCACGGGCCGCTGCGCCACCAGACCGGCGCGCGCGTGCTCGGCTGGGGCTGGCTCGCGCTGACGTTGATCGGGGTGCCGTGGCTGCTGAGCTTCGCCCAGCCCACCATCTGGACCATCCCGCGGCCCTGGTATCTGGCGTGGGCAGGCCTGGTCTACATCGTCGCCACGCTGGCGACGCTGGCCTGGATCGCTAGCCGAGCAGGGCGTCGATCTCGCGCGCCATCGCCACATCCTTGTCCGTGATGCCACCTTCGGAGTGCGTGACCAACACGAAGGTGACAGTGCGCCAACGGATGTCGATGTCAGGGTGGTGGTCGGCGGCCTCCGCGCGTTCAGCCACCCGGCGCACCGCCTCGATGCCGTCGAGGAATCCCGGGAACGTCACGCTGCGGCGCAGTGCCCCGTCGGCGCGCTCCCAACCATCGAGCTCGGGCAGGGCGGCATCGACCTGATCGTCCGATAACACAGCCATGTCCTCGACGGTATACCGTCGCGTATATCTTCGATGCCGATGTCCACCCTCGTTGTCGTCGCCGGAGCGCTGATCGAGCAGGGCATGCTGCTGGTCGCCCAGCGGGTGCGGCCGCCGGAGCTGGCCGGGCGCTGGGAACTGCCCGGGGGCAAGGTGGCGCCGGGGGAGAGCGACGCCGACGCGCTCGCGCGGGAACTCCGCGAGGAACTGGGGATCGACGTGGCGGTGGGCTCACGGCTGGGTGCTGACGTCGCGCTGAACCCGACGACGACGCTGCGGGCCTATCTCGTCACGCGGACCGACGGCGTCGCGCACCCGCACGATCACCGCGCGCTGCGCTGGGTCGGCGGCGACGATCTCGACGGGCTGGGCTGGGTGCCCGCGGACCGGGCGTGGCTGCCCGAATTGTCGGCGCTGCTGCGGACCTAGAGTTCGCCCCGCCGGCGCCCAGCGCACACTAGTCTCCCGATCCATGCGGGTGCTGAGGTTCATCTGGCGAGGTGCGCTGGCCTTCGACCGCATCGGGTCGAGGATTCCGCAACTGATCCAGATGTGGCTGCTCGAGCTGTTCTTCGCGATGCCGCTGACATTCTTCATCGCCAAGCTCATCGACATCCGCGGCGGGTTCGGGGTGCCCGGCACCGGGGAGGCGGTGCCCGGCGTGTTCTGGGGCGCGCTGGTGGTGTCGCTGGGCGCGGGATTCTTCTTCGTGCGCAACCTGATCCGCCCCCGTGTGGTCGAGGGCTCGTGGACACCGTTGGTGCGCGCCCACGTCGGCGACTACACCGTCGCGGTCGGCAATCCGCAGTGGACTGCGCACTACGTCTACCTCACCAGCCACCCGTCCTACGCGTTGCTGCTGTTGCTGACCGCACCGATTCCCGCCGTGATGGTGCTGGCGACCGAGAACCACGGCGACAGCACGTTTTACTTCCGGGTGGCCGGCATCGTCGGCCTGATCGTGCTGGCGCTGATGGCGATCGCGCGGATGCTCGCCTGGTACGTCTTCCGGTTCGGACGCGCCGCGCTGGACCGCCAGGTCGCCGCGACCGGGATGTCCCAGCGCAGGCTGTCGTGGGAGATCGCCTGGAAACCGGTGCTGATGCTGATGCTGCTGATGTACGCGATCGTCGCGATCCCGCTGACAGTGATGTTCGCCCAGCAGCACCGCGCCGTCGCGGCCCTGCCCGTCGTCCGCGTCGCTGACGCCGAGCGCGCCGGCGAATACCGGCGTGTGGAGGGCGAATTGGCCTCCGAGCCGGTGTACTGGGCGCCTCAAGGCACCGGGCGCGGAGGCAACAACTACGCGGGAGCCGGTGTGCTGGTGGATCTCTCGTCCGGTGGGCAGGCGTTGCTGCTGGCCGAGTCGATGTCGGTGCCCGACTTCGTCGGCGCGATGGACGACGCCCGCGGCGGCGCCGTGCACACCCAGGGCAGGGTCATCGACGAGATCACCGACGACCAGATCGAGTATTACGGGTTCGACGTCGACGACTTCCCCGCGCTGCCGGCCGGCGGGCGGGTGATGGTGCTGCTGTCCTATCCCTGATCGCGCGGGACGCCTGCGGACCGGTCGTGCGCGCGCAGCCCGATCGCGAACGCCGTCTGGTCGTCGAAGCTCAGCGGATCCCGTCCGGTGATCTCGTGGATCCGGCCGAGCCGGTGGCGCACGGTGTTGGTGTGCAGGAACAGCTCGCGGGCGGTCTCCGAGAGCGACCCGTTGGCCGCCAGGAACGCCCGCAGGGTGCGGACGTGCTGCGTGCCGCGGTCCCGGTCGAGCCGCTCGAGCGGCTCGATCAGTTGCGCGACGAACGGGGTCAGCTGCGCGCCGGGCAGCTGCTCGATCAGGCTGTCGAGCGTGCTGAGCTGATCCGGGCCCACGCTGCCGCCGTGTTGGTGGGCCAGGCTCAGCGCGATCCGGGCCTGCGTGATGGCCGGGCCCAATTCGGTGATCGGCACCTCGGCGGAATGCCCGGAGGGCAGCGACAGGGTCTCGGCGGCGGGGTCGACCGGCCCGGCCGCGGTGAGCATCAGGCACACGTCGGGCGCGTCACCGACGAGCGCATCGGGGAACGCCAGGGACACCAGGACGCCGGCGCCGCCGGGCCAGGCCGAGCACCGCACCGTCGCCGACGGCGCTTCCGGCCAGCCCACGAGCTGATGCAGTGCGTCGGGCAGCAGCATGCGGCGTTCGACGAGCGAGAGCAGCTGGCCGACCCGCTCGCGCGTCAGCGCCGCCTCGATGTCGTGCTCGCTCTGCGCGGCCTGCACGAAGCGTGCGATCAGCTCCAGCAGCGACGGGTCGGGCCGGGCGCCGCGACCGATCCACACCAGCGTGCCCAGGTCGGGGACGGCGACCGTCGCCTCGGCGGTGTCGTCGGCGGCCGGCGGACGCGTCTCCTGCTCGTCGAGGATGAAGTAACAGCCCATCAGATCACCCGCCCGGTCCAGCAGCCGGCGCACCGATTCCCGCCTGCGCAACGACGAGATCATCTCCGGCACAAGTGCATTGGTGGCACGCGCGACGGCGAGCTCGGTGCCGAAGCGGTAGTCGGCGACGAAGCGGCTGACCGTCTCGAACGGCACGTCCTGCGGCGCCACCAGTACCGGCAGGCCGTGTCCGCGGCAGCGGGACAGCAGCTCGGCCGGGACGGTGTCGTGGCCGTCACCGGTGCCGAAACACACCCCCGCGACGTGCGAGCGGGCCAGCGCATCGGCGAACGTGCGGCAGTCCTGCGGGGTCTGCAGCAGCAGACCCACGGTGCAGACGAGTTCGCCCCCGCGCAGGTAGCGCGCCGGGTCTCGTAGTTCGGTGGTGTGCACCCAGCTGATCGGCCGGTCCAGGTCCTGCGCCCCGCCGGGGGGCTCGATCAGACCCAACCGCGAACCGTCCAGCAGGTCGCGCACGGTCGGCGCGGCCGCGCCGGCGTCCCGCGGGTCGGTCATGGGCCGAGCGTAACGCTGGCGTCACATCCCGGCCGCCGTCCGTTGTGCGATCCTCCAATGTGACGCCCCGCGCCCGGTGCGATCGCAGCGTTTTCGGCCCAACCCGTGGTGATCATGGGGTCGCGGACCGATAGTGGCTCCCAACCCGGCACCGGAATGGGAGCACTCATGTCGTCATCGATAGACAGCGTCGACTCGCCGTACGCACTGCGCCGCGAATTCTCGCTCTGGTCGGCGTTCGCCTTCGCGTTCGCGTTCATCTCCCCGATCGTCGCCCTGTACGGCATCTTCGGGCTGGCGCTCACCGCGGCGGGCCCGAGTTTCTGGTGGGGCTTCCTGCTGGTGTTCGGCGGGCAGCTGCTGGTCGCGTTCGTGTTCGCCACGCTGGTGTCGCGCTGGCCGCTCGAGGGATCGATCTACCAGTGGTCCCGCCGGTTGATGGGCACCGGGTACGGGTGGTTCGCCGGCTGGTTCTACATGTGGACCCTGGTGATCGCGATGGCCACCGTAGCGCTCGGCGCGGCCGGGTTCATCGCGAACATCGCCGGGGTGGAGGCCCCCTCGGGCGGTCTGCGGGCAGGCATCGCGCTGGTGATCCTGCTGTGCGGCACGGGAATCAACCTGATCGGCCGCGGCGCGCTGAAGCTCTTCATGACGGCGAGCATCATCGCCGAGGTGCTCGGCTCGATCGGCCTGGGCACGTGGCTGCTGCTGTTCCACCGCAACAACTCGCTGTCGGTGCTGTTCGACGGCGGTGGCGCCGGCGCCGACACCTGGTCCTACCTGTCGGGGCCGTTCCTGATCGCCGTCGCGTTCATCGGCTTCTCGTTCGTCGGCTTCGAGAGTGCCGGCGCGATCGCCGAGGAGGTGCACGAGCCCCGCCGCGATCTGCCCAAGGCCGTGCTGTTCTCGCTGACCTTCATCGCGCTGGTCGTCGCGTACTCCAGTCTGGCGATCATCCTGGCCATCCCCGACATGGCCGCGGTGACGGCCGGCTCGGTGGCCGACCCGGTCTACGACACCCTGACCGCGGCGCTCGGCGCGGGCATCGCCAAGCCGGTCGAGGTGCTGTTCGTGATCGGCTTCCTCGCCAGCTTCCTGGCGCTGCAGACCGCGGGATCCCGCGTCATCTGGGCCTACGCCCGCGACGGCGCGCTGCCCGCGTCCGGGGTGCTGGCGCGCCTGGGCGGAACCAACCGGATGCCGGTGGCGGCCATCTGCGTGACGACCGTGGTGGGCGGCGCCCTGTTCGCGTTGTCGATCGTCGCCGGCGACATCTACTCGCTGATGGTCAACTTCACCACCGGCGGCTTCTACCTGGCGTTCCTGTTCCCGCTGATCGGGTTCCTCGTGGTGCAGCTGCGCCGCACCTGGACCGCGCCGTCCTTCTCGCTGGGCCGCCTCGCGCTGCCGGTCGGCGCCGTCGCGGTGGTCTGGGCGGCGTTGCAGATGCTCAACATCTCCTGGCCGCGCGCGGTGTACGAGCAGCGGTACCTGGACTGGTCGGTGTGGATCGGCGTCGTGGTGCTGGCCGTTCTCGGCGCGGCGATCTTCGCGGCCGTGCGCAGTCGCATCGTCGCCGTCAGCGTGATCGAGGACGCCGAGATCGCCGACGAGCGCGCCGACGAGACCCGGCGTGCCCGGTGAGTGAGCGCCCGGTGGCGGTCGTGACCGGCGCGGCCAGCGGCATCGGCGCCGCGGTCGTCGTCGCGTTGCAGGAACGCGGATTCGCGGTCGCCGGAATGGATCTCGTCGACATCGACACCGACGGGGTCGACCACGCGGTGCGCGCCGACGTCTCGGACGGTGCGGCGGTCGCTGCGGCGGTCGACGCGGTGCGCGGAAGTCTCGGACCGGTGCACGCGGCGGTCAGCGTCGCCGGTCACTACGCGATGGCGCCCGTCGACCAGATCGAGGTGACGGCGTGGCGGCGGATGCTGCGCGTGCATCTGGGAGGCTTCGTCAACCTCGCGCGGGCCTGCCTGCCGGACCTGGTGGCGCACCACGGCGCGCTGGTCGCCATCGCCAGCGAACTCGCCATCGGCGGGGGAGAGCACGACGCGCACTACGCGGCGGCCAAGGGCGCCCTGCTGGGGGCGGTACGCAGCCTTGCCGCAGAGGTGGCGCCGGCGGGCGTACGGGTCAACGCGGTGGCGCCCGGACCCACCGACACGCCGCTGCTGGCATCCGACTCGCCCTGGCGCGCACCCGATTACCTGGACACGTTGCCGTTGCGCCGGCTCGCGCTGCCGCACGAAGTCGCCCGTTGCGTCGAATATCTGGTGTGTGACGCGGGATTCAGCGTCGGGGACGTGGTCAACGTCAACTCGGGAGCGGTGATATGACGACGTCGCTGACCGACCGGGTCGCCCTGGTCACCGGCGCGGGTCAAGGCATGGGCGTCGCGCACGCCCGCCGACTGGCCGCCGCGGGTGCCACCGTCGCGGTCAATGACCTGCGCGACACCCGGGCGCTCACCGAATTGGCCGACGAGATCGGCGGATTCGCGGTGCCCGGCGATGTCTCCGATCCGGCCGAATGCGGACGCATCGCCGACACCGTCGCCCGCACCGCCGGCCGGCTGGACGTGCTGGTGGCCAACCACGCATACATGACGATGGCGCCGCTGCTCGAGCACGACGACGCCGACTGGTGGAAGGTCGTCGACACGAACCTCGGCGGCACCTTCTTCCTGGTGCAGGCGGTGCTGCCGCACATGCGACGGCAGGGGGAGGGTCGCATCGTCGTGATCACCAGCGAGTGGGGTGTCACCGGTTGGCCCGAGGCGACCGCCTACGCGGCGTCCAAGGCGGGGCTGATCTCGCTGGTGAAGACGCTCGGCCGCGAACTGGCGCCGGAACGCATCATCGTCAACGCCGTTGCCCCCGGCGTCACCGACACCCCGCAGCTCGCCGTGGATGCCGCCGCCGCAGGCGTGGACCTGGCCACTGTGCACGCCCGGTACGCCGAAGCGATTCCCCTGGGCCGCATCGGATCTGCCGCCGAGATCGCGGCCGCCGTCGAACTGCTCGCCGACTTCGAGGTCTCGGCCGTGGTGGGACAGGTGCTGTCCTGCAACGGCGGATCCACGCGGTCGCGGGTGTGAAAGGAGAGCACGTCATGCAGGGATCCCATGTGCGTACCGAGAGCGGCACGCTGGGGCAGGTCGACGCCCAGCAGGTGCCCCGCTACGCGGGGTTGAGCACGTTCGCGCGACTTCCGCAGCGCCACGAGGTCGACCGCTACGACATCGCGGTGGTGGGCGTGCCGTTCGACAGCGGGGTGACCTACCGTCCCGGCGCCCGGTTCGGGCCGGCCGCAATCCGGCAGGCGTCGCGGCTGCTCAAGCCCTATCACCCGGCGCTGGACGCCACGCCGTTCACCGCGGCCCAGGTGGTCGACGCCGGCGACATCGCGGCCAACCCGTTCGACATCTCGGCCGCGGTGGACCAGATCCGCGAGGGGGTGGCGGCGTTGCTCGCCGAGGACGGACAGCGGGTGGTGCTCCTCGGCGGCGACCACACGATCGCGCTGCCGTCGCTGCAGGCCCTGCACGCGGTGCACGGCCCGTTGGCGCTGGTGCACTTCGACGCCCACCTCGACACCTGGGACACCTACTTCGGGGCGCCGTGTACCCACGGCACCCCGTTCCGGCGTGCGGCCGAGCAGGGCCTGCTGGTGAAGGACCGGTCGGCGCACGTCGGGATCCGCGGTTCGCTGTACGACCGCGCCGACCTCCTCGATGACGCCGAACTCGGCTTCACCGTGGTGCACTGCCGCGACATCGACCGCATCGGCGTCGACGGCACCATCGAGCGGATCCTGGAGCGGGTGGGCGACCACCCGGTGTACGTGTCGATCGACATCGACGTCCTCGATCCCGCGTTCGCGCCGGGCACCGGCACCCCGGAGATCGGCGGGATGACCAGCCGCGAGCTGGTCGCCGTGCTGCGCGCGATGCGTGAACTGCCGATCGTCGGCGCCGACGTCGTCGAGGTGGCGCCCGCCTACGATCATGCCGAGGTGACCGCCGTCGCGGCGGCGAACCTCGCCTACGAACTGATCACCCTGATGGCGGGCCGATGACCGAATTCGCCTGGCCGCGTGGCAAAACCGCGGCGGCATCGTTCACGTTCGACGTGGACGCCGAGTCGGCGGTGCTGTGGGACGCCTCGGGCGACTGGGAGTCGGTGGGCGCGCGGATGAGCGTGATGAGCCACCAGGCCTACGGTCCGCTCGTCGGGCTGCCGCGCATCCTGGCCCTGCTCGAGCGGCACCAGATCGCCTCGACGTTCTTCGTGCCCGGCCACACCGCCGACCGCTACCCGGAGGCGATCCGCGCGGTCGTGGCGGCCGGCCACGAGATCGCCCATCACGGGTATCTGCACGAGCAACCG contains:
- a CDS encoding SDR family NAD(P)-dependent oxidoreductase, yielding MSERPVAVVTGAASGIGAAVVVALQERGFAVAGMDLVDIDTDGVDHAVRADVSDGAAVAAAVDAVRGSLGPVHAAVSVAGHYAMAPVDQIEVTAWRRMLRVHLGGFVNLARACLPDLVAHHGALVAIASELAIGGGEHDAHYAAAKGALLGAVRSLAAEVAPAGVRVNAVAPGPTDTPLLASDSPWRAPDYLDTLPLRRLALPHEVARCVEYLVCDAGFSVGDVVNVNSGAVI
- a CDS encoding SDR family NAD(P)-dependent oxidoreductase, which produces MTTSLTDRVALVTGAGQGMGVAHARRLAAAGATVAVNDLRDTRALTELADEIGGFAVPGDVSDPAECGRIADTVARTAGRLDVLVANHAYMTMAPLLEHDDADWWKVVDTNLGGTFFLVQAVLPHMRRQGEGRIVVITSEWGVTGWPEATAYAASKAGLISLVKTLGRELAPERIIVNAVAPGVTDTPQLAVDAAAAGVDLATVHARYAEAIPLGRIGSAAEIAAAVELLADFEVSAVVGQVLSCNGGSTRSRV
- the speB gene encoding agmatinase encodes the protein MQGSHVRTESGTLGQVDAQQVPRYAGLSTFARLPQRHEVDRYDIAVVGVPFDSGVTYRPGARFGPAAIRQASRLLKPYHPALDATPFTAAQVVDAGDIAANPFDISAAVDQIREGVAALLAEDGQRVVLLGGDHTIALPSLQALHAVHGPLALVHFDAHLDTWDTYFGAPCTHGTPFRRAAEQGLLVKDRSAHVGIRGSLYDRADLLDDAELGFTVVHCRDIDRIGVDGTIERILERVGDHPVYVSIDIDVLDPAFAPGTGTPEIGGMTSRELVAVLRAMRELPIVGADVVEVAPAYDHAEVTAVAAANLAYELITLMAGR